In Hippoglossus stenolepis isolate QCI-W04-F060 chromosome 20, HSTE1.2, whole genome shotgun sequence, the following are encoded in one genomic region:
- the zfand3 gene encoding AN1-type zinc finger protein 3 isoform X1, with the protein MGDTSERSKPPGLPPRCPCGFWGSSKTMNMCSKCFADIQKKPPGEDCTSKPIQSTGSSQSTIFSSETSSSSSQSLLSSPPSSSEQPSAEEPSPTFPSTREGASSTETAQGTLCTPTKRPRESASGSEGEATPEKRPRTDEKEGSSEEARGTPKQKNRRRCYRCQTKLELVQQELGSCRCGYVFCMLHRLPEQHDCLFDHLGRGREEAVLKMVKLDRKVGRSCQRIGEECS; encoded by the exons ATGGGAGACACCAGCGAGCGAAGCAAGCCTCCGGGGCTCCCTCCGCGCTGCCCCTGCGGATTCTGGGG GTCCAGTAAAACCATGAACATGTGCTCCAAATGTTTTGCTG ACATCCAGAAGAAGCCGCCAGGAGAGGACTGCACCTCCAAGCCTATCCAAAGCACTGGGAGTAGCCAATCAACCATTTTCAGTAGCGAGACGAGCAGTAGCAGTAGCCAGTCCCTATTGTCGTCGCCGCCCTCTAGCTCTGAGCAACCATCGGCCGAAGAGCCCTCGCCAACGTTTCCCAGCACGAGGGAAG GCGCGTCGTCCACAGAAACAGCCCAGGGCACACTCTGCACACCCACAAAACGTCCACGAGAATCAG CCTCGGGCTCGGAGGGCGAGGCGACGCCAGAGAAGCGGCCTCGGACAGACGAGAAAGAGGGGAGCAGCGAGGAGGCCCGCGGGACGCCCAAGCAGAAGAACCGCCGGCGCTGCTATCGCTGCCAAACCAAACTAGAGCTGGTGCAGCAGGAACTGGGCTCCTGCCGCTGTG GCTACGTATTCTGCATGCTCCACCGTCTACCTGAGCAGCACGACTGCCTGTTCGACCACCTGGGCCGCGGACGCGAGGAGGCCGTCCTCAAGATGGTGAAGCTGGACCGCAAGGTGGGCCGCTCGTGCCAACGCATCGGGGAGGAGTGCTCCTGA
- the zfand3 gene encoding AN1-type zinc finger protein 3 isoform X2 produces MGDTSERSKPPGLPPRCPCGFWGSSKTMNMCSKCFADIQKKPPGEDCTSKPIQSTGSSQSTIFSSETSSSSSQSLLSSPPSSSEQPSAEEPSPTFPSTREGASSTETAQGTLCTPTKRPRESASGSEGEATPEKRPRTDEKEGSSEEARGTPKQKNRRRCYRCQTKLELVQQELGSCRCVLQIG; encoded by the exons ATGGGAGACACCAGCGAGCGAAGCAAGCCTCCGGGGCTCCCTCCGCGCTGCCCCTGCGGATTCTGGGG GTCCAGTAAAACCATGAACATGTGCTCCAAATGTTTTGCTG ACATCCAGAAGAAGCCGCCAGGAGAGGACTGCACCTCCAAGCCTATCCAAAGCACTGGGAGTAGCCAATCAACCATTTTCAGTAGCGAGACGAGCAGTAGCAGTAGCCAGTCCCTATTGTCGTCGCCGCCCTCTAGCTCTGAGCAACCATCGGCCGAAGAGCCCTCGCCAACGTTTCCCAGCACGAGGGAAG GCGCGTCGTCCACAGAAACAGCCCAGGGCACACTCTGCACACCCACAAAACGTCCACGAGAATCAG CCTCGGGCTCGGAGGGCGAGGCGACGCCAGAGAAGCGGCCTCGGACAGACGAGAAAGAGGGGAGCAGCGAGGAGGCCCGCGGGACGCCCAAGCAGAAGAACCGCCGGCGCTGCTATCGCTGCCAAACCAAACTAGAGCTGGTGCAGCAGGAACTGGGCTCCTGCCGCTGTG TTTTGCAAATCGGTTGA